From a single Polyangiaceae bacterium genomic region:
- a CDS encoding GNAT family N-acetyltransferase, giving the protein MITRPLGKQDYDHIVQVIDRWWGGPTSALAHPIFFYELGSLARVVEHDGILVGFLFGFIAPGPPKTGYVHLVGIHPDYRRRGVGKVLYQSFEEDCRAQGCTRLKAITTTGNEGSIAFHRATGWAVTVVEDYAGPARPRVVFNKNL; this is encoded by the coding sequence ATGATCACGCGGCCGCTGGGTAAGCAGGACTACGACCACATCGTCCAAGTCATCGACCGCTGGTGGGGCGGTCCGACGAGTGCGCTGGCCCACCCCATCTTCTTTTACGAGCTCGGCTCCTTGGCTCGCGTGGTGGAGCACGATGGCATTTTGGTGGGGTTCCTGTTCGGCTTCATCGCGCCCGGACCGCCCAAGACCGGCTACGTCCACCTGGTGGGGATCCACCCGGACTATCGCCGCCGCGGCGTGGGCAAGGTGCTGTATCAGAGCTTCGAAGAGGACTGCCGCGCGCAGGGCTGCACCCGCCTCAAGGCCATCACCACGACCGGCAACGAGGGATCCATCGCGTTTCATCGCGCCACGGGCTGGGCCGTGACGGTGGTGGAGGACTACGCCGGACCCGCTCGCCCCCGCGTGGTGTTCAACAAGAACCTCTGA
- a CDS encoding ribulose-phosphate 3-epimerase, whose protein sequence is MPSSVRIAPSILSADLGRLAEEVQDVERGGADWIHVDVMDGRFVPNITLGPVVVKAVRRATKLPLDVHLMIVEPEKYIEAFAEAGADVISVHVEASVHLQRTLSAIRALGKRAGVVLNPHTPESHVQYVLEDLDLVLVMSVNPGFGGQSFLPAVLPKIEALRSMIERAGLDVDLEVDGGVSPETARQVVDAGARVLVAGSAVFNTKDRARAIHDIRAAAGAR, encoded by the coding sequence ATGCCGAGCAGCGTGCGCATTGCACCGTCTATTTTGAGCGCGGATCTGGGGCGCCTGGCGGAGGAGGTGCAGGACGTGGAACGCGGCGGCGCCGACTGGATCCACGTCGACGTGATGGACGGCCGCTTCGTGCCCAACATCACCCTCGGTCCCGTGGTGGTGAAGGCCGTGCGGCGAGCCACGAAGCTCCCCCTGGACGTGCACCTGATGATCGTCGAGCCCGAGAAGTACATCGAGGCTTTCGCCGAGGCCGGCGCGGACGTCATCAGCGTCCACGTGGAAGCCAGCGTCCACCTGCAGCGCACGCTGTCCGCCATTAGGGCTTTGGGCAAACGCGCCGGCGTGGTGCTCAATCCCCACACCCCCGAGAGCCACGTGCAGTACGTCCTGGAAGACCTCGATCTGGTGCTGGTCATGAGCGTGAACCCAGGCTTCGGGGGTCAGAGCTTCTTGCCCGCGGTGCTGCCCAAGATCGAAGCGCTTCGAAGCATGATCGAGCGCGCCGGCCTCGACGTGGACCTCGAGGTCGATGGGGGCGTCAGTCCGGAAACCGCCCGCCAAGTCGTGGATGCCGGGGCGCGGGTGCTGGTGGCGGGCTCCGCGGTCTTCAACACCAAGGACCGCGCGCGCGCCATTCACGACATTCGCGCTGCGGCCGGGGCCCGCTGA